The Armatimonadota bacterium genome window below encodes:
- a CDS encoding LptA/OstA family protein, with protein MRALRWLPLVVLMAAAVAAGTAGQLGAEAAPATPGEPQTGRLQADRIRYDARARVFMAEGHVRLTVGEVEIRAGRLRLDQRAQVATAQGQVVVQQPGARLAAEGIRYEIRSRTAEAEGHVVLVQGDMVLRAGWVRFALETRVTQASAGVTVTQKDLEVRAPVLTHDGRTDQVTAEGGVRLSQAGSILTGARLAANLRTTRAEMSGGARLVRPGTPQAAAQPPVDALAREETTITAEQMRFRWDVPEAEARGDVRVRQRDRAARAARGWYSEAQGRLLLEGDVVVEGLTGDLLLPEGERPASEEARQVLAAPARLACQRLTLFLQSRDMEAEGEVKLTQGARLATGDSARYTHRDRRVTVSGNVYLQDEDGNSIRADQVIIALREETFEALGNVRTEFKVRRTK; from the coding sequence GCCGGCACTGCGGGACAGCTTGGCGCGGAGGCTGCACCCGCGACCCCGGGTGAGCCGCAGACCGGGCGTCTCCAGGCCGACCGGATACGGTATGACGCGCGTGCCCGGGTCTTCATGGCCGAAGGGCACGTGCGCCTCACCGTCGGCGAGGTGGAGATCCGGGCGGGTCGGCTGCGGCTTGACCAGCGTGCTCAGGTGGCGACGGCTCAGGGGCAGGTGGTGGTGCAGCAACCCGGTGCCCGGCTGGCCGCCGAGGGCATCCGCTATGAGATCCGCTCCCGGACGGCAGAGGCCGAAGGTCACGTGGTGCTGGTGCAGGGGGACATGGTACTGCGCGCGGGTTGGGTGCGCTTCGCCCTGGAGACACGTGTGACCCAGGCTTCGGCCGGGGTCACGGTGACCCAGAAGGACCTGGAAGTCCGGGCCCCGGTGCTGACCCACGATGGCCGCACCGACCAGGTGACGGCAGAGGGCGGGGTGCGCCTGAGCCAGGCTGGCAGCATCCTGACGGGTGCGCGGCTGGCTGCCAACCTGCGTACCACGCGTGCGGAGATGAGCGGCGGGGCCCGCCTGGTCCGACCGGGGACGCCCCAGGCCGCCGCTCAGCCGCCGGTGGACGCCCTGGCCCGGGAAGAGACGACCATCACCGCCGAGCAGATGCGCTTCCGCTGGGACGTCCCCGAGGCCGAGGCCAGGGGAGACGTACGCGTACGCCAGCGTGATCGCGCAGCGCGTGCCGCCCGCGGGTGGTACTCGGAGGCGCAGGGGCGCCTTCTCCTGGAGGGAGACGTGGTGGTGGAGGGCCTGACCGGAGATCTGTTGCTGCCGGAAGGCGAACGGCCGGCAAGCGAGGAAGCGCGTCAGGTCCTGGCCGCACCGGCGCGGCTGGCCTGCCAGCGGCTCACCCTCTTTCTCCAGTCCCGCGACATGGAGGCCGAGGGGGAGGTGAAACTCACCCAGGGGGCGCGGCTGGCTACAGGCGACAGTGCCCGCTACACCCACCGCGATCGCCGCGTTACCGTCAGTGGGAACGTCTACCTGCAGGACGAGGACGGAAACAGCATCCGGGCGGATCAGGTGATCATCGCCCTGCGGGAAGAGACCTTCGAGGCCCTGGGGAACGTCCGGACGGAGTTCAAGGTGAGGCGGACGAAGTAA